From the Bacteroidia bacterium genome, one window contains:
- a CDS encoding exonuclease SbcCD subunit D: MPFRFLHCADVHLGKYGHQSPERYGDYFSALAAVVRHACEERVDAVLVAGDLFDEQEPSNETLRRAMETLRPLRTAGIPAAAIEGNHDRRKRGEPSGPLDLLHSEGYLRLLRPDYDDAGIVLGEAEGGALWKPAAGITVAGIGFVAHRIEEHLARAAAQLPDDDIVILLAHFMVAKTSDALEYGCIAQEDLSPLEQIVTCLALGHRHTRVGLDGETDGWIFNPGSLEYVNPLDYRLPAELRGFYDITVSDELREPEPGCLHAVRRNRHLYVRHVPTDKRPAHTLRVDVSGASSPSDIVERLREAAASSLDEQARARRPIVVVRLVGALGLSRVLLPRDAMSELLKEDFGALHVEILMQDVLSAGDHGTLILDDAGLERVMDRARVIAAGLLRDRGIAHGREEELAAELLNVKAQLQGLAQNPGPAVLDDVRRRLLPFVEYPELSGREAEALPGNAHGGEA; the protein is encoded by the coding sequence ATGCCGTTCAGATTTCTCCACTGCGCCGACGTCCATCTTGGCAAATACGGGCATCAGAGCCCGGAACGCTATGGTGATTACTTTTCCGCTCTGGCTGCCGTTGTGCGTCACGCCTGTGAGGAGCGCGTGGATGCCGTGCTCGTCGCAGGGGACCTCTTTGATGAGCAGGAGCCGTCGAATGAAACGCTCCGCCGCGCCATGGAAACGTTGCGACCACTTCGCACAGCAGGCATACCGGCCGCGGCCATCGAGGGCAATCACGACCGGCGCAAGCGGGGCGAGCCCTCGGGACCGCTCGATCTGCTGCACAGCGAGGGCTATCTGCGCCTGCTGCGTCCGGATTATGATGACGCGGGAATCGTACTGGGCGAAGCGGAAGGCGGGGCGCTGTGGAAACCCGCCGCGGGAATCACCGTCGCCGGCATCGGCTTCGTCGCCCATCGTATCGAAGAACATCTCGCACGAGCCGCCGCGCAATTGCCGGATGACGATATCGTGATACTGCTCGCGCATTTCATGGTGGCAAAGACCAGCGATGCGTTGGAATATGGCTGCATCGCGCAGGAGGATCTTTCGCCGCTGGAACAGATCGTGACCTGTCTCGCACTCGGCCACCGCCATACTCGCGTGGGTCTGGACGGTGAAACGGATGGCTGGATCTTCAATCCTGGTTCGCTCGAATACGTCAATCCGCTGGACTACCGCCTGCCCGCCGAGCTGCGGGGCTTCTACGACATCACTGTCTCCGATGAATTGCGGGAACCTGAGCCCGGCTGTCTGCACGCCGTGCGCCGGAACCGGCACCTGTATGTGCGGCATGTGCCCACCGACAAGCGTCCGGCGCATACATTGCGGGTGGATGTAAGCGGAGCCTCGAGCCCCTCCGATATCGTGGAGCGACTGCGCGAAGCGGCTGCGTCCTCGCTCGATGAGCAGGCGCGAGCCAGGCGTCCCATAGTAGTCGTACGCCTTGTCGGGGCGCTGGGCCTGTCGCGCGTTCTGCTTCCGCGCGATGCAATGTCGGAACTGCTGAAGGAGGACTTCGGCGCTTTGCATGTCGAAATACTGATGCAGGATGTATTGAGCGCCGGCGATCACGGTACGTTGATTCTCGACGACGCAGGGCTGGAACGTGTAATGGACCGCGCGCGCGTTATTGCGGCGGGTTTGCTGCGCGACCGCGGCATCGCACACGGCAGGGAAGAGGAACTCGCTGCGGAGCTGCTGAACGTCAAGGCGCAGTTGCAGGGACTGGCCCAGAATCCCGGTCCCGCTGTCCTGGACGACGTACGGAGACGTCTCCTACCCTTCGTCGAATATCCGGAGCTGTCCGGGCGGGAAGCTGAGGCGCTGCCGGGAAACGCTCACGGAGGTGAAGCATGA
- a CDS encoding SMC family ATPase: MIITAIRLFNIKSFISEELRFVRGVNVIAGRNGAGKSTVIEAVGLALFDAWPRKFRDANARTGFIRKGEKEASIEVEVQRGAERFTVRCELVSRKRKGSESIDYERSIFDAHGSELANSGGRKKDFQDDIRLHILGEARIDDDRLFRDIIGTEQGGFDEPFTRTESERRDLFEKILGIEDFQTFEKQFYAFVKWQASQLKELNIRYDERSGVRAELEEAMRILSDREEELRTAEQTLAAASKNSAAAKAVVEALSTVRDELQTLRSEKQRLQEKLNGALDAEGKARLLLDEVKLAAAAMREALPGFGQYVEAGKTLDALRASVKERDTAKQQLAAETLRYESTIARIQAGRDAALQESANTRTAIEDAKQDILERETRIATLRDEFARLDEDRKAIEIRAQLAGELRSYVQDVNTTRKTLLAQGSKILDLRNTFDVLNQRLADIQLDAPFLPALREESELLFERFTTAEATTEESTVLDAMLSEALGIEKRLQKLAKDAVKDVSTVKEQGVSERKQLEEKQRALQAALDKDTQLTDRLADLTNDIARLQAAWLTSSSALNGILGQYEKLDEHITTAEAELERSRPAYEAYLAAQPTAAQLSQREADVKVVALDIADSRNALGALSLREEQLSQAFSESDYTEAKTRFDEASVAEKEAHAGHGRIAALVKEQGEKVASLQKAHKEFLKLEAMLAQAGAESAFSGEVHQHVVRELAKHVGASIVSALSAFAAELYQRIAPEQGLQLHWDEQTYAVELRDGERRIRGRELSGGQLMGVSLAVKLALIKWYSQCRIGFLDEPTTHLDKETRRHLADVIEHLEDLTGDNDPWFDQLFIISHEESFSGAGHRIELERSPDHGSKLMKEE; this comes from the coding sequence ATGATCATCACCGCCATCCGACTGTTCAACATCAAATCCTTTATCAGCGAGGAACTCCGTTTCGTGCGTGGCGTCAACGTCATCGCCGGACGGAACGGCGCGGGAAAATCCACAGTCATCGAAGCGGTGGGACTAGCGCTCTTCGACGCCTGGCCGAGAAAATTCCGTGACGCAAACGCGCGTACCGGCTTCATACGCAAGGGTGAAAAGGAAGCGAGCATCGAGGTCGAGGTGCAGCGGGGCGCCGAGCGCTTCACGGTGCGCTGCGAACTCGTTTCGCGGAAACGGAAGGGCAGCGAAAGCATCGACTACGAGCGCAGCATCTTCGATGCGCATGGGAGCGAGTTGGCCAACAGCGGGGGACGGAAAAAGGATTTTCAGGACGATATCCGTCTGCACATACTTGGCGAGGCGCGCATTGACGACGACAGGTTGTTTCGCGACATCATCGGCACCGAGCAGGGAGGTTTCGACGAACCCTTCACGCGCACCGAGAGCGAGCGGCGCGACCTGTTCGAGAAGATTCTGGGTATCGAGGATTTCCAGACCTTCGAGAAGCAGTTCTACGCCTTCGTGAAATGGCAGGCAAGCCAGCTGAAGGAGCTGAACATCCGGTATGATGAGCGTTCCGGCGTACGCGCGGAGCTTGAAGAGGCCATGAGGATTCTGTCGGACCGCGAAGAGGAACTCCGAACAGCTGAACAAACCCTCGCGGCCGCCTCGAAAAACTCAGCGGCAGCAAAAGCCGTTGTGGAGGCACTGTCAACGGTGCGCGACGAATTGCAGACGCTCCGCTCCGAGAAACAGCGCCTTCAGGAGAAATTGAACGGGGCGCTCGATGCGGAAGGGAAGGCCCGCCTGCTGCTCGATGAGGTGAAGCTGGCGGCGGCGGCCATGCGTGAAGCTCTGCCGGGATTCGGACAATATGTTGAGGCCGGGAAGACGCTCGACGCGCTCAGAGCTTCCGTGAAAGAACGCGACACCGCGAAACAGCAACTGGCGGCGGAAACTTTGCGTTACGAGTCAACGATCGCGAGAATACAGGCCGGCCGAGATGCAGCGCTTCAGGAATCGGCAAACACCCGCACTGCGATCGAGGACGCGAAACAGGATATTCTCGAACGTGAGACACGCATAGCCACGCTGCGCGACGAGTTCGCGCGTCTCGATGAGGATCGGAAAGCCATCGAAATCCGCGCGCAGCTTGCGGGTGAGCTCCGCTCCTATGTGCAGGACGTGAACACCACGCGCAAGACGCTGCTTGCTCAGGGATCGAAGATCCTCGATCTGCGCAACACCTTCGATGTGCTCAACCAACGCCTCGCCGACATACAACTGGACGCGCCCTTCCTTCCCGCTTTGCGCGAGGAGTCTGAGCTACTCTTCGAGCGTTTCACCACGGCGGAAGCGACAACGGAGGAGAGTACGGTGCTGGACGCCATGTTGTCCGAAGCGCTGGGTATCGAAAAGCGCCTGCAGAAACTTGCGAAGGACGCCGTGAAGGACGTCAGTACTGTGAAAGAGCAGGGTGTGAGCGAACGGAAGCAGCTCGAAGAAAAGCAGCGTGCCTTGCAAGCAGCTCTCGATAAGGATACTCAGCTCACGGATCGGCTGGCAGATCTGACAAACGACATCGCAAGGCTGCAAGCCGCCTGGCTGACCTCATCGTCAGCTCTCAATGGTATCCTCGGACAGTACGAGAAGCTGGATGAGCACATTACGACTGCGGAAGCCGAACTGGAGCGATCGCGTCCGGCCTACGAAGCATATCTCGCGGCACAGCCCACCGCAGCGCAGCTTTCGCAACGTGAAGCTGATGTGAAGGTTGTCGCTCTTGATATCGCGGATTCGCGCAATGCGCTGGGTGCGCTGTCCCTCCGCGAGGAACAGCTCTCGCAGGCTTTTTCCGAATCCGACTACACCGAAGCAAAAACCCGCTTCGACGAGGCATCCGTCGCGGAGAAAGAGGCACATGCCGGGCATGGACGTATTGCCGCTCTTGTGAAAGAGCAGGGCGAGAAAGTTGCCTCCCTGCAGAAAGCCCACAAGGAATTTCTCAAGCTTGAAGCCATGCTCGCTCAAGCCGGGGCGGAATCGGCGTTCTCCGGCGAAGTGCATCAGCACGTGGTACGCGAGCTGGCGAAGCACGTGGGCGCAAGCATCGTCAGCGCACTGTCGGCCTTTGCTGCCGAATTGTATCAGCGCATCGCGCCCGAGCAGGGGCTGCAACTGCACTGGGATGAGCAGACCTACGCGGTGGAGCTCCGCGACGGTGAACGTCGGATTCGCGGACGCGAACTTTCCGGCGGACAGCTCATGGGGGTCAGTCTCGCGGTCAAACTTGCGCTGATCAAATGGTACTCGCAATGCCGCATCGGTTTTCTCGACGAACCCACCACACACCTCGACAAGGAAACCCGCCGGCATCTCGCAGACGTCATTGAGCATCTCGAGGATCTCACCGGCGACAACGATCCGTGGTTCGACCAGCTATTCATCATCAGCCATGAAGAATCCTTCTCCGGCGCGGGCCATCGCATCGAACTCGAGCGCAGTCCCGATCACGGGAGTAAGCTGATGAAGGAGGAGTGA